A window from Cellulomonas sp. C5510 encodes these proteins:
- a CDS encoding YibE/F family protein, with protein MPTPTALRTRRLIAAILLPLVLAAAVGVALTWPHGEIDSGRTISAVDIDYPTATVTGTSAEQCEGTVEDRQPDGTIPAEVPCLRVSATVTSGPERGRDVEVWATASTTAADVPAGTRILVEHYPASGSDPEVWAWHDFDRTLPLVTIALVFALAIILVARSRGLRALIGLLIAFAVIGVYVLPALVRGENPVVVALSASTLIMVVVLYLAHGLSLRTSAALLGTLAGLAVTTALGVVGAQWARLSGVSTEDSYRLAQLLGESGATSLRGLFLCGLVLAGLGVLNDVTITQASAVWELRAASPAATRSELFRGGMRIGRDHIASTVYTIAFAYTGAALPVLLLLELYQLPLGPTLTSGEFAEEIVRTMVGSIGLVLAIPLTTAIAALVVTRSGAAPARHAAPDGHAHAHVHTVAEVDTPGRTG; from the coding sequence GTGCCGACCCCCACCGCGCTGCGCACCCGTCGTCTGATCGCCGCGATCCTGCTGCCGCTCGTGCTCGCCGCGGCTGTCGGCGTGGCGCTGACCTGGCCGCACGGCGAGATCGACAGCGGCCGCACGATCAGTGCCGTCGACATCGACTACCCCACCGCCACCGTCACGGGCACGTCCGCCGAGCAGTGCGAAGGCACCGTCGAGGACCGGCAGCCGGACGGCACGATCCCGGCCGAGGTCCCGTGTCTGCGGGTGTCCGCGACGGTCACCAGCGGCCCCGAGCGTGGGCGGGACGTCGAGGTGTGGGCCACCGCGTCGACCACCGCCGCGGACGTCCCCGCGGGGACACGCATCCTCGTCGAGCACTACCCCGCGTCGGGCTCCGACCCCGAGGTCTGGGCGTGGCACGACTTCGACCGCACCCTGCCGCTCGTGACGATCGCGCTGGTGTTCGCCCTGGCGATCATCCTCGTCGCGCGCAGCCGCGGGCTCCGGGCGCTGATCGGGCTGCTGATCGCGTTCGCGGTCATCGGCGTGTACGTGCTGCCCGCGCTGGTCCGCGGTGAGAACCCCGTGGTGGTGGCGCTGAGCGCGTCGACGCTCATCATGGTCGTCGTCCTGTACCTCGCCCACGGATTGTCGCTCCGCACCTCGGCAGCACTGCTCGGCACGCTCGCGGGGCTCGCGGTCACGACCGCCCTCGGAGTCGTCGGGGCGCAGTGGGCGCGGCTGTCGGGTGTCAGCACCGAGGACTCCTACCGGCTCGCGCAGCTGCTCGGTGAGAGCGGCGCGACGTCCCTGCGCGGGCTGTTCCTGTGCGGGCTCGTGCTGGCCGGTCTGGGCGTGCTCAACGACGTCACCATCACGCAGGCGTCGGCCGTCTGGGAGCTGCGCGCCGCGTCCCCCGCGGCCACCCGGTCGGAGCTGTTCCGCGGCGGGATGCGGATCGGCCGGGACCACATCGCGTCCACCGTCTACACGATCGCGTTCGCGTACACCGGCGCGGCGCTGCCCGTGCTGCTGCTGCTCGAGCTCTACCAGCTGCCGCTCGGGCCGACGCTGACCAGCGGGGAGTTCGCCGAGGAGATCGTCCGCACGATGGTCGGCTCGATCGGCCTCGTGCTCGCGATCCCGCTCACGACCGCCATCGCGGCGCTGGTGGTCACGCGGTCCGGCGCGGCGCCGGCCCGGCACGCGGCACCCGACGGGCACGCGCACGCCCACGTCCACACGGTCGCCGAGGTCGACACCCCGGGCCGTACGGGCTGA
- a CDS encoding YibE/F family protein has protein sequence MHTHGHHAGGDVPDLRVGRRARVVVVVLLAVAAAATLAGLAWLWPRTATPVLDTTPEGSSYQVVTVTDTDLLADAQTGPALLAETAAGETVTVQVAPEYLDVVSAGDRIRVLALPQATGAAPYVFVDLVRGPPMALLAAVLVVLVLAVARLRGVGALLGLAVSVAGVLGFTVPALLVGKPALPVALVTAAALLYVLLYLAHGVSVRTSVALLGTLGGLLATGLLAAWATGATHLTGLSGEHALDLLSLAPDASLRGILLCGMVLAGLGVLNDVTITQASAVWELRAVSPTASRRELFAGGMRIGRDHIASTVYTVAFAYLGAALPLVLLVAMSDRTLLDSLTSGEIAEEVVRTMVGSIGLVLAIPLTTAVATALVPGPAVPDPTAPTSTVPDPTVPESTVPDPTVPDPTVPDPTRPASPAREGTGPALP, from the coding sequence GTGCACACCCACGGCCACCACGCGGGCGGTGACGTCCCCGACCTCCGGGTCGGGCGGCGGGCCCGTGTGGTGGTCGTCGTGCTGCTGGCGGTCGCCGCGGCCGCGACGCTCGCCGGGCTGGCGTGGCTGTGGCCGCGCACCGCGACCCCCGTGCTCGACACCACGCCGGAGGGCTCGTCGTACCAGGTCGTGACGGTCACGGACACCGACCTGCTCGCGGACGCGCAGACCGGGCCGGCGCTGCTCGCCGAGACCGCGGCGGGGGAGACCGTCACGGTCCAGGTCGCGCCCGAGTACCTCGACGTCGTGAGCGCGGGCGACCGCATCCGCGTGCTCGCGCTGCCGCAGGCGACCGGCGCGGCGCCCTACGTCTTCGTCGACCTCGTACGGGGCCCGCCGATGGCCCTGCTCGCGGCGGTGCTCGTCGTCCTCGTGCTCGCGGTCGCCCGGCTGCGCGGCGTCGGCGCGCTGCTCGGGCTGGCCGTGTCGGTCGCCGGCGTGCTCGGGTTCACCGTCCCCGCGCTGCTGGTCGGGAAGCCGGCGCTGCCGGTCGCGCTCGTCACCGCCGCGGCGCTGCTGTACGTGCTGCTGTACCTCGCCCACGGGGTGTCCGTGCGCACCTCGGTCGCGCTGCTGGGCACGCTCGGCGGACTGCTCGCGACCGGCCTGCTCGCGGCGTGGGCCACCGGGGCGACCCACCTCACCGGGCTGAGCGGCGAGCACGCGCTCGACCTGCTGTCGCTCGCCCCCGACGCGAGCCTGCGCGGCATCCTGCTGTGCGGCATGGTGCTGGCCGGGCTCGGCGTGCTCAACGACGTCACCATCACGCAGGCGTCGGCGGTCTGGGAGCTGCGCGCGGTGTCGCCCACGGCGTCCCGGCGCGAGCTGTTCGCCGGCGGGATGCGGATCGGCCGCGACCACATCGCGTCCACGGTCTACACGGTGGCGTTCGCGTACCTCGGGGCGGCGCTGCCGCTCGTGCTGCTGGTCGCGATGTCGGACCGGACGCTGCTCGACTCGCTGACGTCCGGCGAGATCGCGGAGGAGGTCGTCCGGACGATGGTCGGCTCGATCGGGCTGGTGCTCGCGATCCCGCTGACGACGGCCGTGGCCACGGCGCTGGTCCCGGGCCCCGCGGTGCCGGACCCGACCGCGCCGACCTCGACGGTGCCGGACCCGACCGTGCCGGAGTCGACGGTGCCGGACCCGACCGTGCCGGATCCGACCGTGCCGGACCCGACCCGACCCGCCTCACCCGCGCGCGAGGGGACCGGCCCCGCTCTGCCCTGA
- a CDS encoding glycine--tRNA ligase has product MAAPSRLDSVVSLAKRRGFVFQSGEIYGGSRSAWDYGPLGVELKENIKKQWWRTVVQGRDDVVGLDSAVILPRQVWVASGHVGVFTDPLTECLSCHKRFREDQMIEEFEEKKGRAPEGGLAEIACPNCGTRGQWTEPRDFNMMLKTYLGPVEDESGLHYLRPETAQGIFVNFANVLTTARKKPPFGIGQIGKSFRNEITPGNFIFRTREFEQMEMEFFVEPGTDETWHQYWIDQRTDWYVDLGISRENLRHYEHPAEKLSHYSKRTVDIEYRFGFSGSEWGELEGIANRTDFDLSTHSKHSGQDLSYFDQTKDERWVPYVIEPAAGLTRSLMAFLVESYHEDEAPNAKGGVDKRTVLRLDPRLAPVKAAVLPLSRNEALSPKARDLAAELRRSWNVDFDDAGAIGRRYRRQDEIGTPFCITVDFDTLEDQAVTIRHRDDMTQERVALDQVTGYLAQRLVGA; this is encoded by the coding sequence GTGGCAGCACCCTCCCGTCTCGACTCCGTCGTCTCCCTCGCCAAGCGGCGCGGCTTCGTCTTCCAGAGCGGGGAGATCTACGGCGGCTCCCGCTCCGCGTGGGACTACGGGCCGCTCGGCGTCGAGCTCAAGGAGAACATCAAGAAGCAGTGGTGGCGCACGGTCGTGCAGGGCCGCGACGACGTCGTGGGCCTCGACTCCGCCGTCATCCTGCCGCGCCAGGTGTGGGTCGCCTCCGGCCACGTCGGCGTCTTCACCGACCCGCTCACCGAGTGCCTCTCGTGCCACAAGCGGTTCCGCGAGGACCAGATGATCGAGGAGTTCGAGGAGAAGAAGGGCCGCGCGCCCGAGGGCGGCCTCGCCGAGATCGCCTGCCCGAACTGCGGCACCCGCGGCCAGTGGACCGAGCCGCGCGACTTCAACATGATGCTCAAGACCTACCTCGGCCCCGTCGAGGACGAGTCCGGCCTGCACTACCTGCGGCCCGAGACCGCCCAGGGCATCTTCGTGAACTTCGCCAACGTGCTGACCACGGCCCGCAAGAAGCCGCCGTTCGGCATCGGCCAGATCGGCAAGTCGTTCCGCAACGAGATCACCCCCGGCAACTTCATCTTCCGCACGCGCGAGTTCGAGCAGATGGAGATGGAGTTCTTCGTCGAGCCCGGCACGGACGAGACCTGGCACCAGTACTGGATCGACCAGCGCACCGACTGGTACGTGGACCTGGGGATCTCGCGCGAGAACCTGCGGCACTACGAGCACCCGGCCGAGAAGCTCTCGCACTACTCCAAGCGCACCGTCGACATCGAGTACCGCTTCGGCTTCAGCGGCTCGGAGTGGGGCGAGCTCGAGGGCATCGCGAACCGCACCGACTTCGATCTGTCGACGCACTCGAAGCACTCCGGCCAGGACCTGTCGTACTTCGACCAGACGAAGGACGAGCGCTGGGTGCCGTACGTCATCGAGCCGGCCGCGGGCCTGACCCGGTCGCTCATGGCGTTCCTCGTCGAGTCGTACCACGAGGACGAGGCGCCGAATGCGAAGGGCGGCGTCGACAAGCGCACCGTGCTGCGCCTCGACCCGCGCCTCGCCCCCGTGAAGGCCGCGGTGCTGCCGCTCTCCCGCAACGAGGCCCTGTCGCCGAAGGCCCGCGACCTCGCCGCCGAGCTGCGCCGGTCGTGGAACGTCGACTTCGACGACGCCGGCGCCATCGGCCGCCGGTACCGCCGCCAGGACGAGATCGGCACCCCGTTCTGCATCACGGTGGACTTCGACACGCTCGAGGACCAGGCCGTCACGATCCGGCACCGCGACGACATGACGCAGGAGCGGGTCGCGCTGGACCAGGTGACCGGCTACCTCGCGCAGCGGCTCGTCGGGGCCTGA
- a CDS encoding metal ABC transporter substrate-binding protein: MSTRRRALSALVPAAAAALVLSACSSGGGDGSGGSGGDDGVQVLASFYPLQYVAEQVGGELVSVDSLTPPGAEPHDLELSPAQVDQVGRADLVVYLSQFQAAVDEAVEANPPGHVVDAAQDTELHAAEHDEDGEEHADDEHGDEHGEEHDHGSLDPHFWLDPSRLPAVADDVAAQLGELDPDHADEFEANARTFAQAMTDLDDEYAAGLATCESRTIVTTHEAFSYLADRYDLEQVGISGVDPEGEPSPARLAEVGDVVRAEGVTTIFFETLASPKVAETLADELGVETAVLDPLEGLTDDTQDYVSVAKTNLETLRTALSCA; encoded by the coding sequence ATGTCCACTCGTCGCCGCGCCCTCTCGGCCCTCGTCCCCGCCGCCGCAGCGGCGCTCGTGCTGTCCGCCTGCTCGTCGGGCGGCGGCGACGGCTCCGGCGGGTCGGGCGGCGACGACGGCGTCCAGGTGCTCGCGTCCTTCTACCCGCTGCAGTACGTCGCCGAGCAGGTGGGCGGCGAGCTGGTGTCCGTCGACTCGCTGACCCCGCCCGGGGCGGAGCCGCACGACCTCGAGCTCTCCCCCGCGCAGGTCGACCAGGTCGGGCGCGCGGACCTCGTGGTGTACCTCTCGCAGTTCCAGGCCGCCGTCGACGAGGCCGTCGAGGCGAACCCGCCGGGTCACGTCGTCGACGCCGCGCAGGACACCGAGCTGCACGCCGCCGAGCACGACGAGGACGGCGAGGAGCACGCGGACGACGAGCACGGCGACGAGCACGGCGAGGAGCACGACCACGGCTCCCTCGACCCGCACTTCTGGCTGGACCCCAGCCGGCTGCCCGCCGTGGCCGACGACGTCGCCGCGCAGCTCGGCGAGCTCGACCCCGACCACGCGGACGAGTTCGAGGCGAACGCCCGCACGTTCGCGCAGGCCATGACCGACCTGGACGACGAGTACGCCGCCGGGCTCGCCACCTGCGAGAGCCGCACCATCGTCACCACGCACGAGGCGTTCTCGTACCTCGCGGACCGCTACGACCTCGAGCAGGTCGGCATCTCCGGCGTCGACCCCGAGGGCGAGCCGTCGCCGGCGCGCCTGGCCGAGGTGGGCGACGTGGTGCGCGCCGAGGGCGTGACGACGATCTTCTTCGAGACCCTCGCGAGCCCGAAGGTCGCCGAGACGCTCGCCGACGAGCTGGGCGTCGAGACCGCCGTGCTGGACCCGCTCGAGGGCCTCACGGACGACACGCAGGACTACGTCTCCGTCGCCAAGACCAACCTGGAGACGCTGCGTACGGCACTCTCGTGCGCATGA
- a CDS encoding metal ABC transporter ATP-binding protein has translation MTDAPDRPAGPPATPADPAARTGGAPAPTGAVPAVPAVSASGVDVVLGGQPILSGVGLRVERGEVVALLGANGSGKSTLVRALLGIVPRTAGEVHLLGAPLGPGVPWERVGYVPQRLPVGAGVPATALEVAMSGLVHGRRLRPPHDARRRALAALDEVGMAAHARRSVLQMSGGQQQRVLIARALVRDPELLVLDEPTSGIDLPTQETFVATVRERQRAGGTVLVILHELGAFADLIDRAVALRHGRVVYDGPPPTARGEHAGAGHQHTHPHADPPPPEAGSTGLSMEVLP, from the coding sequence ATGACCGACGCACCGGACCGTCCCGCCGGCCCCCCGGCGACCCCGGCCGACCCGGCAGCGCGGACCGGCGGCGCGCCCGCACCGACCGGCGCCGTGCCCGCCGTGCCCGCCGTCTCCGCCAGCGGGGTCGACGTGGTCCTCGGGGGCCAGCCGATCCTGTCCGGCGTGGGGCTGCGCGTCGAGCGCGGCGAGGTCGTCGCGCTGCTGGGCGCGAACGGCTCCGGCAAGTCCACGCTGGTCCGGGCGCTGCTCGGCATCGTCCCGCGCACCGCCGGCGAGGTCCACCTGCTCGGGGCACCGCTCGGTCCGGGCGTGCCGTGGGAGCGCGTCGGCTACGTGCCGCAGCGGCTGCCGGTCGGCGCAGGCGTCCCCGCGACCGCGCTCGAGGTCGCGATGTCCGGCCTCGTGCACGGGCGCCGGCTCCGCCCGCCCCACGACGCCCGTCGCCGTGCACTGGCCGCCCTGGACGAGGTCGGCATGGCGGCGCACGCGCGCCGGTCGGTGCTCCAGATGTCCGGCGGGCAGCAGCAGCGGGTGCTGATCGCGCGCGCCCTGGTGCGCGACCCCGAGCTGCTGGTGCTGGACGAGCCGACCTCCGGCATCGACCTGCCGACGCAGGAGACGTTCGTCGCCACGGTGCGCGAGCGGCAGCGCGCCGGCGGGACCGTCCTCGTCATCCTGCACGAGCTCGGGGCGTTCGCGGACCTGATCGACCGCGCCGTCGCCCTCCGCCACGGCAGGGTCGTCTACGACGGCCCCCCGCCGACCGCACGCGGCGAGCACGCCGGCGCCGGCCACCAGCACACCCACCCGCACGCCGACCCGCCGCCGCCCGAGGCCGGGTCGACCGGGCTGTCGATGGAGGTCCTCCCGTGA
- a CDS encoding metal ABC transporter permease, protein MLSSPLMQRALLAAVLVGAAAPVVGTFLVQRRLALMGDGIGHVALTGVALGWLVGTWAGLVPQDTLAVPGAVVAAIIGSVVIEWVRARGRTSGDLALALMFYGGIAGGVLLIKLAGGTNANLVSYLFGSISTVSTGDLWWTVGLAVGVLAVGLGLRHVLFAVSHDEEFARGSGLPVTALNMVVATMSALTVTIAMRVVGLLLVSALMIVPVAVAQLLAGSFARTMTVASGIGVGVSIVGLSITYWEDIPPGATIVLLAIGLYALVAVTRPLLRPRQSDAPHHDPHPELPDDVELPVAGAERC, encoded by the coding sequence ATGCTGTCGTCCCCGCTCATGCAGCGCGCCCTGCTCGCGGCGGTCCTGGTCGGGGCCGCCGCTCCGGTCGTGGGGACGTTCCTGGTGCAACGGCGCCTTGCGCTGATGGGCGACGGCATCGGGCACGTCGCCCTGACCGGTGTCGCGCTGGGCTGGCTCGTCGGCACCTGGGCGGGGCTGGTGCCGCAGGACACGCTGGCCGTCCCCGGCGCTGTCGTCGCGGCGATCATCGGCTCGGTCGTCATCGAGTGGGTGCGCGCCCGCGGCCGCACCTCAGGCGACCTGGCGCTCGCGCTCATGTTCTACGGCGGCATCGCCGGCGGCGTGCTGCTCATCAAGCTCGCCGGCGGCACCAACGCCAACCTGGTGTCCTACCTGTTCGGATCCATCTCGACCGTCTCGACCGGGGACCTCTGGTGGACCGTGGGCCTGGCCGTCGGGGTGCTCGCGGTCGGCCTCGGACTGCGGCACGTGCTCTTCGCCGTCAGCCACGACGAGGAGTTCGCGCGCGGCTCCGGTCTGCCCGTGACCGCGCTCAACATGGTGGTCGCGACGATGTCCGCGCTCACCGTCACGATCGCGATGCGCGTCGTCGGGCTGCTGCTCGTGTCGGCGCTCATGATCGTCCCCGTCGCCGTCGCGCAGCTCCTCGCCGGGTCGTTCGCCCGGACGATGACCGTGGCCAGCGGGATCGGGGTCGGCGTCAGCATCGTCGGGCTGTCCATCACGTACTGGGAGGACATCCCGCCGGGCGCAACGATCGTGCTCCTCGCCATCGGCCTGTACGCGCTGGTCGCGGTCACCCGCCCGCTGCTGCGCCCGCGGCAGTCCGATGCGCCGCACCACGACCCGCACCCCGAGCTGCCGGACGACGTCGAACTGCCTGTCGCCGGTGCGGAGCGCTGCTAG
- a CDS encoding PRD domain-containing protein, whose protein sequence is MDVLRVFNNNLVLARDDRGAEVILTGRGLGFQAKPGDRVAEDRVVRVFRPDDGRDPDHLAGLLAGIPPEHVQLVGEALAEVGLDRLAAKPALVVAMADHIGFALRRAEQGQAVEYPLLAEVTNLYAEEHEQATALLAAVNARVATPLPPTEAVGLALHLVNAGFATGDLSYSYTMTGLIQQFLDVVAGAYGVDLVPGSVSVGRFVTHLRYLFVRIHQRRQLDDRRHSEVGDAIRRTYPEASETADRLARLVELRLQAGLTEDEVSYLALHVARIAQDSRTQDDARPDDAHGATAGGPGEAVVGA, encoded by the coding sequence GTGGACGTCCTGCGCGTGTTCAACAACAACCTGGTGCTCGCGCGCGACGACCGTGGCGCCGAGGTGATCCTCACGGGCCGCGGCCTGGGGTTCCAGGCGAAGCCGGGGGACCGGGTCGCCGAGGACCGGGTGGTGCGCGTGTTCCGTCCGGACGACGGGCGTGACCCGGACCACCTGGCCGGGTTGCTGGCCGGCATCCCGCCGGAGCACGTGCAGCTCGTGGGGGAGGCGCTCGCCGAGGTCGGCCTCGACCGGCTCGCGGCGAAGCCGGCGCTGGTCGTCGCGATGGCGGACCACATCGGCTTCGCCCTGCGCCGAGCGGAGCAGGGACAGGCGGTCGAGTACCCGCTGCTGGCGGAGGTGACCAACCTCTACGCCGAGGAGCACGAGCAGGCCACCGCGCTGCTCGCGGCGGTCAACGCCCGGGTCGCCACGCCGCTGCCCCCGACGGAGGCGGTCGGCCTGGCGCTGCACCTCGTCAACGCCGGGTTCGCGACCGGGGACCTGTCGTACAGCTACACGATGACGGGGCTGATCCAGCAGTTCCTCGACGTGGTGGCCGGGGCGTACGGCGTCGACCTGGTCCCCGGCAGCGTGAGCGTCGGCCGGTTCGTCACGCACCTGCGCTACCTGTTCGTCCGGATCCACCAGCGTCGCCAGCTCGATGACCGCCGCCACTCGGAGGTCGGTGACGCGATCCGCCGGACCTACCCGGAGGCGTCCGAGACCGCGGACCGCCTCGCGCGGCTGGTGGAGCTGCGCCTGCAGGCCGGACTCACCGAGGACGAGGTCTCGTACCTCGCGCTGCACGTCGCGCGCATCGCGCAGGACTCCCGTACCCAGGACGACGCGCGCCCGGACGACGCGCACGGTGCGACCGCCGGAGGACCCGGCGAGGCGGTCGTCGGGGCGTAG
- a CDS encoding glucose PTS transporter subunit IIA: MTSATTRDRAEEIIAAVGGPSNVLSLTHCATRLRFELRDASVVDQPTVERIPGVMGAVPQSGDRYQVVIGGAVQTVYTQIMHLPEMAGVGAARQSDADVKAAARSKARGKVAWLDAVFEYLSDSFRPLLGVLLGASLIIAFAAVLDALGVVDFRAADKPATWVFVDAMWRAVFYFLPIMVAYNAAKKLQVDPWLGATVMAAVMTPNFLSLTDAASTVCTTNATLGTTACVADVFGLPMQLNDYGGQVFVPLIMVAVLAPLYRGLKRVFPENIQMVFVPFLSMVVMIPVTAFLLGPLGIWLGSGLGDGLAWLNGNAPIVFAIVIPLIYPFLVPLGLHWPLNALMLVNLNTLGYDFIQGPMGAWNFACFGATAGVLVLAVRDKDVQMRQTATGALAAGLLGGISEPSLYGIHLRFKRIYPRMLVGCLVGGVIIGVLGGVDTQAFAFTSLLTIPVFDPMPVYAIAVAAAFAVSMVLVIVSDYRTPEQRAEAAAARAQAEADLALEAAAPGAAPAATSPAAASPSASPVATATAAAPAAAPAAVAPASAPTTVVASPVAGELVPLAQVADPVFASQALGEGVGVVPTSGEVVAPVAGELVTVADTGHAFGIKTADGVEVLVHVGIDTVRMAGEGFAVAVVKGQHVAVGDRLVTVDLDAVRAAGFDTTTVVTVLNSRALTSVSPRPAGSVVPGDTVVDVQP, encoded by the coding sequence ATGACGTCCGCGACGACGCGCGACAGGGCCGAGGAGATCATCGCGGCGGTCGGAGGACCGTCGAACGTCCTCAGCCTCACCCACTGCGCCACCCGGCTGCGCTTCGAGCTGCGCGACGCCTCCGTGGTCGACCAGCCGACCGTGGAGCGGATCCCCGGCGTGATGGGCGCGGTGCCGCAGTCCGGCGACCGCTACCAGGTCGTCATCGGCGGCGCGGTGCAGACCGTGTACACGCAGATCATGCACCTGCCGGAGATGGCCGGCGTCGGCGCGGCCCGGCAGTCCGACGCGGACGTGAAGGCCGCGGCGCGGTCGAAGGCGCGCGGCAAGGTCGCGTGGCTGGACGCGGTGTTCGAGTACCTGTCGGACTCGTTCCGCCCGCTGCTCGGCGTGCTGCTGGGCGCGTCCCTGATCATCGCGTTCGCGGCGGTGCTCGACGCGCTCGGCGTCGTGGACTTCCGCGCTGCCGACAAGCCGGCCACCTGGGTGTTCGTCGACGCGATGTGGCGGGCGGTGTTCTACTTCCTGCCGATCATGGTGGCGTACAACGCCGCGAAGAAGCTGCAGGTCGACCCCTGGCTCGGCGCCACCGTCATGGCCGCGGTCATGACGCCGAACTTCCTCAGCCTGACGGACGCCGCGTCGACCGTCTGCACCACCAACGCGACGCTCGGCACGACGGCCTGCGTGGCGGACGTCTTCGGGCTGCCGATGCAGCTCAACGACTACGGCGGCCAGGTCTTCGTGCCGCTCATCATGGTCGCGGTGCTCGCGCCGCTGTACCGCGGACTGAAGCGGGTGTTCCCGGAGAACATCCAGATGGTCTTCGTGCCGTTCCTGTCGATGGTCGTGATGATCCCGGTCACGGCGTTCCTGCTGGGCCCGCTGGGCATCTGGCTGGGGTCGGGGCTGGGAGACGGCCTGGCGTGGCTGAACGGCAACGCGCCGATCGTGTTCGCCATCGTGATCCCGCTGATCTACCCGTTCCTGGTGCCGCTGGGCCTGCACTGGCCGCTGAACGCGCTGATGCTGGTCAATCTCAACACCCTCGGCTACGACTTCATCCAGGGCCCCATGGGCGCGTGGAACTTCGCCTGCTTCGGCGCCACCGCCGGCGTGCTCGTGCTCGCGGTGCGGGACAAGGACGTGCAGATGCGGCAGACGGCCACGGGCGCGCTCGCCGCGGGTCTGCTCGGCGGCATCTCCGAGCCGTCGCTGTACGGCATCCACCTGCGGTTCAAGCGCATCTACCCGCGCATGCTCGTCGGCTGCCTCGTGGGCGGTGTCATCATCGGCGTGCTCGGTGGCGTCGACACCCAGGCGTTCGCGTTCACCTCGCTGCTCACCATCCCGGTGTTCGACCCGATGCCGGTGTACGCGATCGCCGTCGCCGCGGCGTTCGCGGTGTCGATGGTGCTGGTGATCGTGTCCGACTACCGCACTCCGGAGCAGCGAGCCGAGGCCGCCGCGGCCCGCGCCCAGGCGGAGGCCGACCTCGCGCTCGAGGCCGCCGCCCCCGGCGCCGCCCCTGCTGCCACGTCGCCGGCCGCCGCGTCGCCGTCCGCCTCCCCGGTGGCGACCGCCACGGCCGCCGCTCCGGCCGCCGCCCCCGCCGCGGTGGCGCCGGCGTCCGCCCCGACCACGGTCGTGGCCTCGCCCGTCGCCGGCGAGCTGGTGCCCCTCGCGCAGGTCGCGGACCCGGTGTTCGCCTCGCAGGCTCTCGGTGAGGGCGTCGGCGTGGTGCCGACGTCCGGCGAGGTCGTCGCCCCGGTCGCCGGGGAGCTCGTGACGGTCGCGGACACCGGGCACGCCTTCGGGATCAAGACGGCCGACGGCGTCGAGGTGCTCGTGCACGTCGGCATCGACACGGTCCGGATGGCGGGCGAGGGCTTCGCGGTCGCGGTCGTGAAGGGCCAGCACGTCGCGGTCGGCGACCGACTCGTGACCGTGGACCTCGACGCGGTCCGTGCCGCGGGCTTCGACACCACGACGGTCGTGACGGTGCTCAACTCGCGGGCGCTGACCTCGGTGTCGCCGCGTCCGGCGGGTAGCGTCGTCCCGGGCGACACGGTCGTCGACGTGCAGCCCTGA
- a CDS encoding DedA family protein — protein sequence MTDVAAAYGMAGRPLWFVFAALFVIVMARSHLFYWLGRGVYSGAAHLADQAAPGAPAADATAADTGPAAAEDDARRGAALRARARRLVRTRTARRGLALVHRWGPLAVTFAYVTVGVQTAVFVGAGLLRMPYLRFVVASVPGSVAWSAIWGTVGLGVVWGAVGLAARSPWALAGVVALVAVVVAVAVRRHRSGRRNASGEPAATDLPADRTSRVA from the coding sequence GTGACGGACGTGGCTGCGGCGTACGGGATGGCGGGGCGCCCGCTGTGGTTCGTGTTCGCCGCCCTGTTCGTCATCGTGATGGCGCGCTCGCACCTGTTCTACTGGCTCGGGCGGGGCGTGTACTCCGGCGCCGCGCACCTCGCGGACCAGGCGGCGCCCGGTGCGCCCGCCGCTGACGCCACCGCCGCTGACACCGGCCCGGCCGCTGCCGAGGACGACGCCCGCCGCGGCGCGGCCCTGCGCGCCCGGGCCCGGCGGCTCGTGCGGACCCGCACCGCGCGGCGCGGGCTCGCCCTGGTGCACCGCTGGGGTCCGCTCGCCGTGACCTTCGCCTACGTGACCGTCGGGGTGCAGACCGCGGTGTTCGTCGGCGCAGGGCTGCTGCGGATGCCGTACCTGCGCTTCGTCGTCGCGTCCGTCCCCGGGAGCGTCGCCTGGTCGGCGATCTGGGGCACGGTCGGGCTCGGCGTCGTGTGGGGAGCCGTGGGGCTGGCGGCGCGCTCCCCCTGGGCGCTGGCGGGTGTCGTCGCCCTCGTCGCGGTCGTCGTCGCGGTCGCCGTGCGTCGGCACCGGTCCGGCCGGCGGAACGCGTCCGGCGAGCCGGCGGCGACGGACCTGCCGGCGGACCGCACCTCACGCGTCGCCTGA
- a CDS encoding VOC family protein — translation MSAMAVGMITFDTTDAVSLAGWWARHTGGTVRDDSGGWFVIVTSDSGPTLAFQRVADPTPGKNRLHLDLHVPDRTATAQELLADGATLVAERAEHGFTWTVLADPDGNQFCLAQEDGA, via the coding sequence ATGAGCGCGATGGCAGTGGGCATGATCACCTTCGACACGACCGACGCGGTGTCGCTGGCGGGCTGGTGGGCGCGGCACACGGGCGGGACGGTGCGGGACGACTCGGGCGGCTGGTTCGTGATCGTGACGTCCGACTCCGGTCCGACGCTGGCGTTCCAGCGCGTGGCGGATCCGACTCCGGGCAAGAACCGGCTGCACCTGGACCTGCACGTGCCGGACCGCACCGCCACGGCGCAGGAGCTCCTCGCCGACGGCGCGACCCTCGTCGCCGAGCGGGCGGAGCACGGGTTCACGTGGACGGTGCTGGCCGACCCGGACGGCAACCAGTTCTGCCTGGCCCAGGAGGACGGCGCCTGA